In a single window of the Zea mays cultivar B73 chromosome 5, Zm-B73-REFERENCE-NAM-5.0, whole genome shotgun sequence genome:
- the LOC541895 gene encoding aquaporin TIP2-2, translated as MVKLAFGSVGDSFSVTSIKAYVAEFIATLLFVFAGVGSAIAFGQLTNGGALDPAGLVAIAVAHALALFVGVSVAANTSGGHLNPAVTFGLAVGGHITVLTGLFYWVAQLLGASVACLLLRFVTHGKAIPTHGVSGGTTELEGVVFEIVITFALVYTVYATAADPKKGSLGTIAPIAIGFIVGANILAAGPFSGGSMNPARSFGPAVAAADFAGNWVYWVGPLIGGGLAGLVYGDVFIGGSYQQVADQDYA; from the exons ATGGTGAAGCTCGCATTCGGAAGCGTCGGCGACTCCTTCAGCGTCACCTCCATCAAGGCCTACGTGGCGGAGTTCATCGCCACCCTCCTCTTCGTCTTCGCCGGCGTGGGTTCCGCCATCGCCTTCG GGCAACTGACGAATGGCGGCGCGCTGGACCCTGCGGGACTGGTGGCGATCGCGGTGGCGCACGCGCTGGCCCTCTTCGTGGGCGTCTCCGTGGCCGCGAACACCTCCGGCGGCCACCTGAACCCCGCCGTGACGTTCGGCCTGGCCGTGGGCGGCCACATCACCGTCCTCACCGGCCTCTTCTACTGGGTGGCCCAGCTGCTGGGCGCGTCCGTGGCGTGCCTGCTCCTCAGGTTCGTGACCCACGGCAAGGCCATCCCGACCCACGGCGTCTCCGGCGGCACCACCGAGCTGGAGGGCGTCGTGTTCGAGATCGTCATCACCTTCGCGCTCGTCTACACCGTGTACGCCACCGCCGCCGACCCCAAGAAGGGCTCCCTCGGCACCATCGCGCCCATCGCCATCGGCTTCATCGTCGGCGCCAACATCCTCGCCGCGGGGCCCTTCAGCGGCGGCTCCATGAACCCCGCCCGCTCCTTCGGCCCCGCCGTCgccgcggccgacttcgccggcaACTGGGTCTACTGGGTCGGCCCGCTCATCGGCGGCGGACTCGCTGGCCTCGTCTACGGCGACGTCTTCATCGGCGGCTCCTACCAGCAGGTCGCCGACCAGGACTACGCCTAA